Within the Lacerta agilis isolate rLacAgi1 chromosome 15, rLacAgi1.pri, whole genome shotgun sequence genome, the region CTCCCCACAGGCTCCTTTCTCCATCCAGAGAAACTGGGGAACAGCCACACCAACCAATGAGAAGCTGTAACATCTTGATGATCCCCAACACGAGGTAGAACCTGATCCCACATACACCATCAGAGCCCTCCTGACACCATGAAGTCCAGCGCCAAAGTTCCATTCATTGAAGAATCACTGGGATGTATCCTATTGGCCTTCGGATGACATTCAGAAAAAGTATCTTTGTCCTCAAGTCAGTAAGGATCCTCATCATCTGAATCCTGAACAGAATGCAAGAAGAAAAGGTCAAGCAACAGGGCCAACAAGACCCACCCCCAAATGCCCCACCTGGCAAACATTTACTGCTGGGGAAATGAGTTGGAGGATTTTGTGCTAAACAACCCAGATCTGGAAATGTCTGCAAGGAAGCTCATTTAGATTCTAcctcctgttctctctctctcacacacacacacaggcccagAGTGTACACCCTGGTCTTCTTGGGAAACCTCCATTTGAGGATGAGACCACTGTGGGAAATGGACTGAGACACAATGCTAGATTCATGGACAACTGTGCCAGACTCTTAGACCAGGGCACACACTTGCAATGCCACTTCCTTGTGTAACCAGCAGGATCCTTCAACCCAGTCTTATTTTGTACTCTTGCTGACAACGTCCTTGCATACTCTGGCTGAACACCAGCAAAGGGGTGCCAAAATCCTCAGCAGCTCAAGCCCATGAGCCTGCAGCCTGCATGTGCAATTGTGGACTTCACAACATTATCAAGTAGTAAAGCCAACCACACAAACATTCCTGTTCAGAAACAAAACCATCAGAAACCATCCTGTTCAGAAACaaaaccctccccactcccccactatatttaaggatctggtgacttctgtttcagtgtatctgaagaagtgtgcatgcacacgaaagctcataccaggaacaaactcagttggtctctaaggtgctactagaaagaattttcgattttgtagaAACAAAAGGGACAGCCAACTCTCCCACCCATCCAATGTTTGGTCTTTGCTTCATTGACAAACAGGACTGGCACTAAAAGACGTTTTGCTACCTGACGTGGAACAGTAAATGTCCCCTCCCTATGTCAAGGTACATATAGTAAGTCATTTTGGTATACCTGAAAGTGCCTCTCCCTGGGACTAAAAATACAATAATGGATTAATTGACAGCCCATTTGTTGCCCTTTCACAAGAccctaaaccagggtttcccaaacctgggtctccagctgtttttggactacaactcccattatcccagtGGTCAGGATTGataggaaatgtagtccaaaaacagctggagacccaagtgtggGAAGCCCTGCTCTAAATCATTTGCCTCAGCCAGCTACTTCACTCAagcctaatggcagggccagccctatgGAAGGGGGGAGGGTACTTCAGATGAAGCTGTTGTATACCCCCACCCTGGACGCCAGCTATAACAGGAAATGGTGCTCACTTAGCTCTCCTATCCCCCTTGCAGCCCCTGCCCAAAATGGTGCACCTGCTAGCAATGgcaggagggaaagaggggggttctccagggccagatgactAGCATGCCTCCACCCTACTTCTCATGACTGAAGGGCAAATGGAAACAATGGGTGGTAGCTGTGAGTGGGTTTGTTCCTATGCCCCCCAACCCACTACCCCAGGCCAGCCCTGTTCACAAATGGCTCCACCCTTCTGACACCTACAGCGGCAAAGGTAGAAGACTTCAATCTTGGCCTCTGGATTGGGTCAGGCATGAATGGGAATTTGATAGCAGGCCCAAGATACTTTGCCCTCCCTGCTATCTTGCCAGCGTCAAACTGGCTGTGTGTAAGAATGGCACTTTTGCTTACCAGACATCGCAGACACCAGGCGGCCAGCCTCTCCTTGCACTTAGGTTGCTCAGGTCTACAGGAAGAGCACAGAGGAGATGAGTCCAGCATGTGTCAACACTCCTTTGCCTGCCTGGcacccaccccccctcaaaaCCCCCAGGGCAGCCATTTGCACACCTGTGCCAGTCAGCTTGCTCTACCTCTGCCCATCCCCTCCAAAAGAAACCCAGTTATCCTGACAAGCAGCTCCTCACTGGTGAAGCTTGACCAGACTCACCCTACCCGGCCCCCTGCATCTGCCACAAAGCTTCCATGGGACTGctgttcatagaattgtggagttggaagggacccccaaaggccatctagttcaaccccctgcaatgcaggaatcacaggatCCCTGACAgaaggccacccaacctctgtttaaaaacctccaatgaaggcgAGTCCACCACCACCTGCTCCTCAGGTGGACCAACAGCAGCAGTCCACCAAGCTCCCAAGATTTATGCAGGAGCTGACAGTAGGCGGGACATGCCTTTGAGGCACCAAGTGCAGTGGATTGTCAATTATCAAAACACCTGCTGGTGCCCTATGGAGGGTTCACAGTCTGAATCAGCTGCTCCACAATAACCACATATTCTGCTCATTATATTCCCCTTGGTCTGAGAACATGGGCATGGTGAGGGTTGTATGGGGTGGTGTCATTTATCTCCACTAAGTGACCTTGAGTACAAGCCCAGGGAGCCCAACAAGAACCCTCAGGgcagccctcccctccccaaatgctaCTTCTCCCTGCTTCTCCCTGGTTAAGCACAGAACACAAAGTACTCACTCTTCGGAGACTTCAATGGAGGACTTCTTGTAGCTGCACTTCTTCTTGCTTTTCAGCACCCCGAGCTTCTTGCCCATTCGAACCAGGAGCAAGGCCACCACAATGGCTGAGGGGAGGAAGACCAGGATGGAGAGAAGCCCAGCTGACGTCAGCTGGAAGGAGGCCCCTGGAGAAAGAGGCAGGAATCAGGCCACATGCACACCAGAAGGGCAGGCTGGGCCTCTGGGGAACACAGGCTCCAAGGGGAACacccaagaagatcaaaccacaACTGAGTTTCCAACCCACGTGAGAAAAGAAGGCAAAATGCTGAATTAAGGAGGCGTCACAGCCAGTCCCCAGAACAGAAGATGGGAGGTAAGCACATACCATGCTAATTCCTGACCAGTGCACAAATGCTAACTGAGTCTTCCCATTAGGGTTTGAATTTTTCAGCTGAAACATGAAAGCTTAACTTGGCATATCCGCAGCAGACTCAGTTTTGTGACTGGAACAAATCCATCGGCTTATTAAAGCTTAATAGTATTACAGAATTTAAGGAGAAAGAAGTAACTTACAGAAAATAAAGCAAATTGCTTATGATGAAAATTAAAGCAGGATTACAAGAATAAACTTATGAGTGTTTTAAATTCACCatatgaatttaatttgttccgggggtccgtGCGCACCCCAAAAATTTCATAAgcagaggtgctgcttctgcacatgtgcacgcggccaaacccggaagtatacacttccaggtttgccacattTGCAACCCAAAAGTTACATTACCCAAAGGTAACGtaacctgagggtccactgtaattAGCATGAACTAATTGCAAGTACCAATCATAGAAATGAGAAAGCAATCAGAGAAACACAGACTCTGAACTTCTATATGTCATTAAAGTTCTTTGTTTTAGGTATGTTGCTTTTGTCTTGAGTTATTTGTTTCTTGGTCACATCAGGCCATTCTTCTTCAGCAATGGGTACTTCACTTTGACACCAGTCCAAATAAAACTGAGGTGGCAGCCTATGTCCTTAGCCATGGttctacattaaaataaaaacgaCTCAGAATAAATTTCTGGTTCCCTGTAGGCCTAGCAGGCTTTGCAATCtccaaaagggggaaagggaaaaaacacCCCAAAGAACTTGCCTCTCaccatggcaaaaaaaaaccaggtcCTACTTGCAGGCTCACACAGATACAGTGAGTGAGCCCCACCCCTTCTCTTTTCACTTGGTACTCACCAGCCTCTGGGGACTAAGGCAGGAAGTGAGCAGATGTGACGCTCAATCCCAGCAACCGCCAGGGTAGAATGAGGGCCTGTCCTACCATTTTCCTGAAGCAGTGTGTGCTAGAAAATGCAACTGGTGGAGGATGGCAGGGGGGAGATGGTACTAAGAGGCTGGGATTTTCAGGAAACAGCAACAGGATTTTAATGCTCTTGACAGGAAAGGCTTGGGAGAGCCGGGGACGCAGAACCACCATGGCCACAGAGACTAGAAACATTGCCTTACCTCTCTGAGTGACAGTCAGCATAGTCTGGGGGATGTTATGATGCACATCAGGCGGATTTTTCACAGCGCAGGTGAACGTCCCATTGTCATCCATTGTTGGGTTGTTGATCCTAATGGAAGCATCCTGCTTGGCCACGTTTCCAGCCCAGGATACCCGGTCACGGAAAGTGCCCTTCTTAGCTGGATAGGCATCTGACTGGTAATGGAAGATCTAGAGGAGTTTAGAGATGGTGAGCACTGACAGCCAcatggatgctactagcccagagatggaaagaagacaaagtccctaccagagaagaatgtcaAACTAAGCTGtaggactatgccaaaatggcaaaactgaccagaaaccTCAGGAACCGAggtgaaaactttaataaagaatggggggggggaatataatttatctgggagaccactgtaagctgatgaaaacattagcaggattgcaataacacttgtaatgtagcagatACTATGGACAAAATGGAGTGATATAAAATATGAATTATGGAACAATATGCAGTCAAAAAGGTCGACAAttggacccatggaggggaaggtgggaagtccagagattcggagaagtctctatatatggatatgtattttgtattgttataattctacacttgtaaaatcaaataaaaaatattttttaaaaaaataataataatagagatggTGAGCACCACGTCCCATGACAGCCAAGAGCCAATGGCTCACGGCCTTTCATGAGCCAATCTCACTGCAGAGATCCACGGCAACATTCCAGCAAGGTAGGCTCATGCTTCTGCAGGAAGGATGATGATCTCAGGGATACTGAAAGCCATTCGATTGGCAACCCCAGAGCAGCAAGATAAAGGCTCTGCTGCGCACCTGCCACCATATACACCTTGTGCACCAGTGGCACCCACCACAGCAGGAGAAGTGGCAGGCACGTGTGCCACTCTGCCAAGAGCGAGCGGGAAGACAGAGAAAGCACCACTCACCGGCTCCAAACTGCCCCCTGCAAGAGGTCGGTATGTCCAATCGATGGTGAGCTTCTCTGTGACTGGGAAGGAGGACTTGAACCAGCACTTCAGGATCACGGCTTCACCCACAAAGGCCTGGACGTCTGAGTCAGCCTGGATCTCCAGGGAGTGGACTCTGGCAAGGGCTGCTGCAAAATATAACCCCAAGAGATGGGTTAGTCACCTGAGAAGGAGCGCAGAGGTGTTGACAGGAAGAGTTCCTGCTGCTCCCTCTTCTGCCAGACCCACTTTGCAGGAAGTGCTTAGCTCAGCAAAGGAACCGCCCACCGTTTTTTTCCCTTGGCCAGGCAGAAATCAGGAACTCAAGAGAACCAGCCACAAAGGACTCCCAAAAACCAGCACCTTCTGGTGCTCTGCAGCCTCCAGACATAGCAACTACCAGCAGGTGGCGAGAAGGGGCCCCATCATTAGGCAAAAGGAAGAAACTGCCTTGAGCGGATGACACAGGGGAGCAGTAGCAATGTATTGGAAGGATGGTGCTGTGCCCCCcatagtctctccccccccaaaaaaggctgcTGTCCTCTGGAAGCGGAAGAGGGGGTTATACTTTGCCTATGGCAGCACAATGTCTAACACTGGCCCCAGAGGCAGGACGTAAGCATTTAGTCTGGGGTCTAGGATTGGTGTAGGTTCCATCAGAAGTGCCAGTCTCAGTGCTTTATAGACTCCACCTCAGAGGGGAATTCCCATTTTTTTCTTGTTGGGacagatttttattttgcacTGTATCCAGTGCTGTAGATCTAATTTTATTCAATGGGtcactcatttcaatgggtctacttggagTAAGAAAAGCACTCAACACAACCCACCAGTGATTCTTTCAGCCTACCACAACGACTTCTGGGCATTGTTTGGCTTTTCCCCCTGTTCAGCACAATTCGAGGACCTAGGCCAGCTGCTCTCATGACAACAACCCGCAAGGTAGCTCAGTCTCGTGGTCCACCATCCCCACAGGAGCCGGGAGGGCCCACTTGGCGGAGTCGCGTCTCCGGGTAGAAAATTCCCTTAGCCGGGCTGGCCGTGCGCCTCTTCCCTGGGCAGCAGGCAAAGGGGCGCGACGCGCGAGGCTTCTGGCCCCGATTCGTTCCCGGCTGGAAACCACCAAGGGAGCCCTCGCCGCACCCCAATGTCTCTCTTGAACCCGTACCGCCGACAGGCAGGGAGCCAGTTGGGCCCCGAGTCGACTTGCTCCGGAGGAGACCTGGCTGCGCTTCTCGCTGTTTGGCACCAGGCCCGGGCGGCTGTTCTCGGTCGCGTCGGCCACAAGACCAAAGCCGAACCCGAGATCCAGGACAGTGCTAGGTGCCtgcaggagggaagggaagggaagggcccCGCTCCCGCCTCCGCCCCTCTCTCACCCCACAGAAGCAGGAGCACCCCACCGCCAGGCTTCTTCCGCGAGAGCCCCATTTTCCTCGCCACTTCCTCAGACGACACCTGTCCGCCCAGGTGAGGccggaaagggaggggagaggctcAAAATGGCCGCCCAGAGACACTCCCTGCCCAGCAGccggcactctgcacatgctcagaggcgccGAAAAGACGCGAGTCGCGACTGAGTCATCTAAGCGCTCTGCGGCGTCACCGGTTTCACAAGCGGGATACGGAATAGTGATGTTGtggttgctgccgccgccgccgccaggccACCTCTGTCTTTAGAGCGCTGCCGGCCCGCGTTGCCTCCCTCTGCTGAGACCTTGCTGCGGGAAGAGGGGCCTCCCGGCTGGCCGGCTTCTGCATGAGAAGCCGGAAAAAAGCGTACAAAACAGGCTCAAAGTTCGCTTGACTTTCAAAGGTCTACGGTTTTTATTGTGAAATACATCTTATTTACATACAAATGCGTAACCAGACTCTTAAGCACAACTAAACTCCAGAGCCGGGCAGGCAAAGGACAAACGTGTCCCCCCAAGGTGCCCCCTCCCCCGACCACTTTCCATATCCAGAAGCAGACCGGGCACGCTTGGCAGTTGACTCGGGGGCCCAGGACGACCCCCTGCGCCCCCGCAAGGCCGGCTGGCGGGGGGAGGAGCGTGCCGCATGTCCTCTAGCAGAGGGGGAAGGGGCTCTACAGATGTGacctcgccccctccccaaatagtGGGGCAAGCGGGGCTGAACTGGCCTGGTTTAGAGCGCTGAAAGGCAGTTTCTGAACAATAAATATACAGCGCAGAGAGGGGCTGGCTGAGGCTTCCTGAAAAACCCCCAGCCCTGAAAGCTGTTGAATTGCAAATGGCCCTGGGTGCAAGTTCTGCGGGAGGAGGGGTTTGTCGCAG harbors:
- the MPZL3 gene encoding myelin protein zero-like protein 3 isoform X2, coding for MGLSRKKPGGGVLLLLWALARVHSLEIQADSDVQAFVGEAVILKCWFKSSFPVTEKLTIDWTYRPLAGGSLEPIFHYQSDAYPAKKGTFRDRVSWAGNVAKQDASIRINNPTMDDNGTFTCAVKNPPDVHHNIPQTMLTVTQRGASFQLTSAGLLSILVFLPSAIVVALLLVRMGKKLGVLKSKKKCSYKKSSIEVSEEPEQPKCKERLAAWCLRCLDSDDEDPY
- the MPZL3 gene encoding myelin protein zero-like protein 3 isoform X1, whose product is MGLSRKKPGGGVLLLLWAALARVHSLEIQADSDVQAFVGEAVILKCWFKSSFPVTEKLTIDWTYRPLAGGSLEPIFHYQSDAYPAKKGTFRDRVSWAGNVAKQDASIRINNPTMDDNGTFTCAVKNPPDVHHNIPQTMLTVTQRGASFQLTSAGLLSILVFLPSAIVVALLLVRMGKKLGVLKSKKKCSYKKSSIEVSEEPEQPKCKERLAAWCLRCLDSDDEDPY